The Akkermansia sp. N21116 genome includes a region encoding these proteins:
- a CDS encoding phage capsid protein — MERQDHLLATQSRAETRFNPTAAAIIYNTISIMATTINENYQIKYTNKWGTLLQQQTSRLEDYVSVARDLSGKVVFFDQFGVLDFEEKTTRVGKTILDEAPTLRRSMRPRVFTKAIGYDEFDAKQLGNMDVPVSKTIEGLRAAAGRRMDDVMITGFLGTNYVGEDGLQAVELGNAQTIAVNYVESGSAKDDNLTVAKLRATLQLLEENEAWHQDSSHFGDQLVLAATSSQIMSLLRETEVSSYDFNNIKALVEGKIDTFMGFKFVRTQRLPITSGSVRTCLAWVKSKAQFGFWDDFKVKLSVRDDMDEALQVRAKFSCGATRLQEEGFVKIMCKETK, encoded by the coding sequence ATGGAGCGACAGGACCACCTGCTCGCTACCCAATCCCGGGCAGAAACCAGGTTCAATCCAACAGCCGCAGCAATCATCTACAACACCATTTCAATTATGGCTACAACAATCAACGAAAACTATCAGATTAAATACACCAACAAATGGGGGACCCTCCTCCAGCAGCAAACTTCCCGGCTGGAAGATTACGTCTCCGTTGCCAGGGACCTCAGCGGAAAGGTCGTCTTCTTCGACCAATTCGGCGTCCTTGATTTCGAGGAAAAAACCACCCGGGTCGGCAAAACCATTCTGGACGAAGCCCCCACTCTGCGCCGTTCCATGAGGCCGCGCGTCTTCACCAAGGCCATTGGCTATGATGAATTCGACGCCAAACAGCTCGGAAACATGGATGTCCCCGTCTCCAAAACTATTGAGGGACTCAGGGCCGCTGCAGGTCGTCGCATGGACGACGTCATGATCACCGGATTCCTCGGCACCAACTATGTTGGAGAAGACGGTCTCCAGGCAGTCGAACTCGGCAACGCCCAGACCATCGCCGTCAACTATGTCGAATCCGGCTCCGCCAAGGACGACAATCTCACCGTCGCCAAGTTGCGAGCCACTTTGCAGCTCCTTGAAGAAAACGAAGCCTGGCATCAAGACTCCTCCCATTTCGGGGACCAACTCGTCCTTGCCGCCACCAGCTCGCAAATCATGAGCCTGCTCCGGGAAACGGAAGTCAGCAGCTACGACTTCAACAACATCAAAGCCCTCGTCGAAGGAAAAATAGACACCTTCATGGGGTTCAAATTCGTCCGTACCCAACGCCTTCCCATCACCTCCGGCAGCGTCAGAACCTGTCTCGCATGGGTCAAGAGCAAAGCGCAATTCGGCTTCTGGGATGACTTTAAAGTCAAACTCTCCGTGCGCGACGACATGGACGAAGCCCTGCAGGTACGTGCCAAATTCAGCTGTGGCGCCACACGCCTCCAAGAAGAAGGCTTCGTCAAAATCATGTGCAAAGAAACCAAATAA